Proteins encoded together in one Streptomyces umbrinus window:
- the phoU gene encoding phosphate signaling complex protein PhoU: MRTAYHEELESITDSLVDMAHLVGSAIGRATTALLDADLQLAESVIAADEKVDDLQRDLENRAIALLARQQPVATDLRIVVTSLRMSADLERSGDLAQHVAKLARRRYPERAVPRDLRRTILEMGQLAQRLMAQAAEVLITHDVEAALQLEQDDDRMDELHRLIFQHLLDDQWHHGVETAVDTTLAGRYYERFADHAVSVARHVVYLATGEHADELTTDSPATV, encoded by the coding sequence GTGCGGACTGCGTATCACGAAGAGCTGGAATCGATCACTGACAGCCTGGTGGACATGGCCCACCTGGTCGGCTCGGCCATCGGTCGGGCCACCACTGCTCTCCTCGATGCCGACCTGCAGCTCGCCGAGAGCGTGATCGCAGCCGACGAGAAGGTCGATGATCTGCAACGCGACCTGGAGAACCGGGCGATCGCGCTGCTGGCGCGGCAGCAGCCGGTCGCCACGGACCTGCGGATCGTGGTCACCTCACTGCGGATGAGCGCGGACCTGGAACGCTCGGGAGACCTGGCCCAGCATGTGGCCAAGCTGGCCCGGCGGCGCTACCCCGAGCGGGCAGTACCGCGCGACCTGCGCCGCACCATCCTGGAAATGGGCCAGCTGGCGCAGCGCCTGATGGCGCAGGCCGCCGAGGTACTCATCACCCACGATGTCGAAGCGGCACTCCAGCTGGAACAGGACGACGACCGCATGGACGAACTCCACCGCCTGATCTTCCAGCATCTGCTGGACGACCAGTGGCACCACGGCGTGGAAACGGCCGTGGACACCACGCTGGCCGGCCGCTACTACGAGCGGTTCGCCGACCATGCCGTGTCCGTGGCCCGGCACGTGGTCTACCTCGCCACAGGCGAGCACGCCGACGAGCTGACCACCGACTCACCCGCAACCGTCTGA
- the pyrE gene encoding orotate phosphoribosyltransferase, which produces MTSSDLAQQIHAASHLTGDFVLRSGRRASEYFDKYRFEGDPVLLDAIAQAMATLVPKGTEVLAGLEMGGIPVVTALGRHTGLPCAFVRKQAKSYGTRRLAEGADIAGRRVLVVEDVVTSGGQIVLSTAELRALGADVREALCVIDRLQGGTEALAAEQIHLLSLLTADDLRAAA; this is translated from the coding sequence GTGACTTCTTCAGACCTTGCTCAACAGATCCATGCTGCGTCCCATCTGACCGGTGATTTCGTACTCCGCTCGGGACGTAGGGCCTCGGAGTACTTCGACAAGTACCGCTTCGAAGGCGACCCTGTTCTCCTTGATGCCATCGCGCAGGCGATGGCCACGCTCGTGCCGAAGGGCACGGAGGTGCTGGCTGGCCTCGAGATGGGTGGTATCCCGGTCGTCACCGCGCTCGGCCGACACACCGGCCTTCCCTGCGCCTTTGTTCGCAAGCAGGCCAAGTCGTATGGAACGCGCCGCCTGGCTGAAGGCGCGGACATCGCCGGGCGCCGAGTGCTTGTCGTAGAGGATGTAGTCACTAGCGGTGGTCAGATCGTGTTGTCTACCGCCGAGTTGCGTGCCCTGGGTGCGGACGTTCGCGAGGCGCTCTGCGTCATCGACCGTCTGCAGGGCGGGACCGAGGCGCTTGCGGCCGAACAAATCCACCTGCTGTCACTCCTGACTGCGGATGATCTGAGAGCTGCTGCCTGA
- a CDS encoding transposase has translation MEIITPHDAEARFSRKVVSSGARSWIGYRDHQTETCDGTGPNVIVQVVTAPAPEQDIDALPRIHQGLAVRGFRPVEHLVDGGYISPSTIHTAITGYGIRLTGPIRTVSSNREHPGFDKRHFRPNWEQHTLTCPRGETSFPWNETFLDGRPQYSVRFPTAVCRACADRALCTGNTVNRGRHVMLLPRPLEEIQNQARQEQETSAWRERYAMRAGCEATVSETVHAHGLRNCRYRGIAKTHVQHVLTAAGTNIIRLSGCFPPGAAPSRPSRPASPFQLLCRKLMFSTSRAR, from the coding sequence GTGGAGATCATTACCCCGCACGATGCCGAGGCCCGCTTCAGCCGGAAGGTCGTCTCATCCGGGGCCCGATCTTGGATCGGCTACCGCGATCACCAGACGGAGACGTGCGACGGCACCGGCCCGAACGTGATCGTCCAGGTTGTCACGGCCCCCGCGCCGGAACAGGACATCGATGCTCTCCCACGGATCCATCAGGGCCTGGCGGTCCGGGGGTTCCGCCCCGTGGAGCATCTGGTCGACGGAGGCTACATCAGCCCCTCCACCATTCACACGGCGATCACCGGGTACGGAATCAGGCTCACCGGTCCCATTCGCACGGTGTCCAGCAATCGAGAGCATCCCGGCTTCGACAAACGCCACTTCCGGCCCAACTGGGAGCAGCACACCCTCACCTGCCCGCGCGGCGAAACCAGCTTTCCCTGGAATGAGACCTTTCTGGACGGCCGTCCGCAGTACTCGGTGCGCTTCCCGACGGCTGTCTGCCGGGCCTGCGCCGACCGCGCACTCTGCACCGGCAACACGGTCAACAGAGGCCGACACGTCATGCTCCTTCCCCGCCCCCTGGAGGAGATCCAGAATCAGGCGCGCCAGGAGCAGGAGACCAGCGCCTGGCGTGAGCGATACGCGATGCGGGCCGGCTGCGAAGCCACGGTCTCCGAGACCGTCCACGCTCACGGCCTGCGCAACTGCCGCTACCGGGGAATCGCCAAGACACATGTCCAACACGTCCTGACCGCCGCCGGAACCAACATCATCAGGCTCAGCGGCTGCTTCCCACCCGGCGCTGCGCCGTCACGACCATCTCGACCCGCCAGTCCATTCCAACTCCTCTGCCGAAAACTGATGTTCAGCACCTCACGAGCTCGGTGA
- a CDS encoding transposase codes for MGIRHIARHLGWGRHTVQRYARAARWQDMVKGRKRQLPSKLDPFKPYLTQRWAETDGKVTILDLHREITARGFRGHDSTVRDWARRDLPRQEGFTPAPPPPSVRKVTGWLTRHPATLTEEEKLHRKAVLHHCPELASAAELTGSFAEMLTTLSGSRLPAWITEATEANLPGISSFATDLHSGFDAVTAGLTTDWNSGPVEGAVNRIKMLKRQMFGRAGFALLRKRVLLA; via the coding sequence ATGGGAATCCGCCACATCGCCCGCCACCTGGGCTGGGGACGCCACACCGTCCAGCGATACGCCCGCGCCGCCCGCTGGCAGGACATGGTAAAAGGCCGCAAGCGCCAACTCCCCAGCAAACTCGACCCGTTCAAGCCCTACCTGACACAACGCTGGGCCGAAACCGACGGAAAAGTGACCATCCTCGACCTCCACCGCGAGATCACCGCCCGCGGCTTCCGCGGCCACGACTCCACCGTCCGCGACTGGGCCCGGCGCGACCTGCCCCGGCAGGAAGGCTTCACACCCGCCCCGCCACCGCCGTCAGTGCGGAAGGTGACCGGCTGGCTCACCCGGCACCCGGCCACCCTCACCGAGGAGGAGAAACTGCACCGCAAGGCCGTACTCCACCACTGCCCCGAGCTGGCGTCCGCAGCCGAGCTGACCGGCTCGTTCGCGGAGATGCTCACGACACTCAGCGGCTCCCGCCTACCCGCATGGATCACCGAGGCCACGGAGGCCAACCTGCCCGGCATCAGCAGCTTCGCTACCGACCTGCACAGCGGCTTCGACGCCGTGACCGCCGGGCTGACCACCGACTGGAACTCCGGCCCGGTCGAAGGAGCAGTCAACCGGATCAAGATGCTCAAGCGCCAGATGTTCGGCCGGGCAGGTTTTGCCCTGCTCCGGAAGCGAGTCCTCCTCGCCTGA
- a CDS encoding STAS domain-containing protein yields the protein MSTQTHRLTITELASSDDIAVLRVSGELDHTCEEFFLRTLGASVDAGHRSLVLDVTALVFCDSRGLNCLLAVRWLLERRNGKILLAGAGRRLTELLVQTGSIELLPDWPTVGQALRELPAEHRPAWPPPPHSDGPS from the coding sequence ATGTCCACGCAGACCCATCGCCTGACCATCACCGAGCTTGCCAGCAGCGACGACATCGCGGTCCTGCGGGTCAGTGGCGAACTCGACCACACCTGCGAGGAGTTCTTCCTGCGCACCCTCGGTGCCAGCGTCGACGCCGGGCATCGCTCCCTGGTGCTGGACGTGACGGCTCTCGTGTTCTGTGATTCGCGGGGGCTCAACTGCCTGCTCGCGGTCCGCTGGCTGCTGGAACGCAGGAACGGCAAGATCCTTCTGGCCGGGGCGGGGCGTCGCTTGACGGAGCTGCTGGTGCAAACAGGCAGCATTGAGCTATTGCCCGATTGGCCAACGGTCGGCCAAGCGCTCAGGGAGCTGCCCGCTGAGCATCGCCCTGCCTGGCCTCCCCCGCCGCACAGTGACGGGCCGTCGTGA